From a region of the Pseudomonadota bacterium genome:
- a CDS encoding protein kinase — MSLFSNLFSKGRNKKLDIPITKLTPLLAKKPLPEKDSTQIRIPASPEKKDPEPWVAKNVPVWEPGDVVLDHYKIEYVITSGGMGLIYITNHQNWKVKIAIKSPTEEMLQDRDFFSQVQKEAEAWTELGLHPNIAYCYFVRNIEEVPHIFVEYVDGGNLKQWIEDGKCADLKTGLDLAIQFCHGMAHAHSKGMIHRDIKPANILMTQDGTLKVTDFGIAKWLRIDESGNLHERSGVDLGGKTTEYASPEQFIDEFNVGPETDIFSFGLCLWEMLCGKKPYDKAVVKEVIPNPRKLRHDLPESLHQLLEELVAFEKEERQKLGGFEGLRERFKTIYQELFDNKPSPHSELEKIDLEADGLNNRGVSYWEIGKKDEALKCFRKALEKDSIHPHATYNLSLIEWRNGQIDDAEVLRRLANCESNTSNKEIIKELTAYIHAERFDPESAEETLRDLPGRYQAMFSGNKPSHIKCIRTMEGHTDDVSSVVISPDNRYAISGSGDMTIKLWEIGTGRCIRTMEGHTGSVSSVAISPDGRYALSGSFDKTLKLWEIGTGRCIRTMEGHAGAVYSVAISPDSRYALSGSEDKTLKLWDLETGRCIRTIEGHTGSVSSVAISPDGRYALSGSNDNTLKLWEIEIGKCIRTMVGHTNYVRSVAISPDNRHALSGSLDMTLKFWEIETGKCIHTMEGHTDFVDSVAISPDGKHALSGSRDKTLKLWDLETDRCIRTMEGHTHWVASVTISPDSRYALSGSWDETLKLWEINYESGYTTELQPSEPKGFNIRREEEESLRRSISEAKTLFEKGDYKGSYSALYEQWKGIGFISKDDILEIYSMLSQKARRRGLGLHYCEKDFKGHTQNVTSVAISPDNRYALSGSVDRVDRTLKLWNIETGRCIRTMEGHTRSVHSVAITSDCRHVLSGSWDSTIKFWDLETGECIRTMKGHTDWVSSISVSPDNRYAISGSGDMTIKLWEIGTGRCIRTMEGHTSAVLSVAISPDNRHALSGGGNILSESSDNTLKLWDIETGMCIRTMEGHTNAVYSVAISPDNRYALSGSSDSTLKLWDLETVRCIQVMEGHADSVRSVAISPDSRYVLSGSNDNTLKLWEIETGRCIRTMEGHTRSVNSVAISPGNRYALSGSGDKALKLWCLIWDLEFPEPVDWDEGVRPYLVVFLTLHKGKWNEANFNKLIHELASMRGYGWVKPEGIRKELEKMTKEYKK, encoded by the coding sequence ATGAGTTTATTCTCAAACCTGTTTAGCAAGGGAAGGAATAAGAAGTTAGACATCCCGATAACTAAGCTGACACCCTTGCTTGCCAAAAAACCTCTGCCTGAAAAAGACAGCACCCAGATAAGAATTCCAGCCTCGCCTGAGAAAAAAGACCCAGAACCCTGGGTAGCGAAGAACGTACCTGTCTGGGAGCCCGGCGATGTAGTGCTTGACCACTACAAAATAGAATATGTCATCACCTCAGGCGGCATGGGACTTATCTATATTACCAATCACCAGAACTGGAAGGTTAAGATTGCCATCAAATCCCCAACAGAGGAGATGCTTCAAGACAGAGACTTCTTTTCACAAGTTCAGAAAGAGGCAGAGGCATGGACAGAGCTTGGATTGCATCCCAATATTGCCTATTGCTACTTTGTCAGAAACATAGAGGAAGTCCCTCATATCTTTGTTGAGTATGTAGATGGAGGGAACTTAAAACAGTGGATAGAAGATGGCAAGTGCGCAGACCTGAAGACAGGACTTGACCTTGCAATACAATTCTGTCATGGCATGGCACATGCCCACAGCAAAGGAATGATACACAGGGATATCAAGCCCGCAAACATCTTAATGACACAGGACGGGACATTAAAAGTAACAGATTTTGGGATAGCAAAGTGGTTAAGGATAGATGAATCAGGCAATTTGCATGAACGCTCTGGAGTTGATCTCGGAGGCAAGACAACTGAATATGCTTCACCGGAGCAGTTCATAGATGAATTTAATGTCGGTCCTGAGACAGATATCTTTTCATTTGGATTATGTCTTTGGGAGATGCTCTGCGGCAAGAAACCTTATGACAAAGCTGTAGTCAAAGAAGTGATTCCCAATCCGAGGAAATTAAGGCATGACCTCCCGGAAAGCTTACACCAACTTCTTGAAGAGCTTGTTGCATTTGAGAAGGAAGAAAGACAGAAGCTCGGGGGGTTTGAAGGACTGAGGGAACGATTCAAAACAATCTATCAGGAGCTATTCGACAACAAGCCCTCGCCTCACAGTGAGCTGGAGAAGATTGATCTTGAGGCTGACGGGTTGAACAACAGGGGAGTGTCTTACTGGGAGATCGGGAAAAAAGACGAAGCATTAAAATGTTTCAGGAAAGCTCTGGAAAAAGATTCTATTCATCCGCATGCTACTTATAATCTTTCACTAATAGAGTGGAGGAACGGCCAGATAGATGACGCTGAAGTATTAAGAAGGCTCGCAAACTGCGAAAGCAATACATCAAATAAAGAAATCATTAAAGAACTGACTGCATACATCCATGCAGAGAGGTTTGATCCGGAATCAGCAGAAGAGACATTAAGAGACCTGCCCGGAAGATATCAAGCCATGTTCTCAGGAAATAAGCCGAGCCATATAAAGTGCATACGCACCATGGAAGGACATACTGATGATGTCAGTTCAGTAGTAATCAGCCCTGATAACAGATATGCGATTTCAGGGAGTGGGGATATGACCATAAAGCTCTGGGAAATAGGGACAGGTAGATGTATACGCACTATGGAAGGACATACTGGTTCTGTCAGTTCCGTAGCCATCAGCCCTGATGGAAGATATGCACTTTCAGGGAGTTTTGATAAGACCTTAAAGCTCTGGGAAATAGGGACAGGTAGATGTATACGCACCATGGAAGGGCATGCTGGAGCTGTCTATTCAGTAGCCATCAGCCCTGATAGCAGGTATGCGCTTTCAGGAAGTGAAGATAAGACCTTAAAGCTCTGGGATTTAGAGACAGGCAGGTGCATACGCACTATAGAAGGACATACTGGTTCTGTCAGTTCCGTAGCCATCAGCCCTGATGGAAGATATGCGCTTTCAGGGAGTAATGACAATACCTTAAAACTATGGGAAATAGAGATAGGCAAGTGTATACGCACCATGGTAGGACATACTAATTATGTCCGGTCAGTAGCCATCAGCCCTGATAACAGGCATGCGCTTTCAGGAAGTTTAGATATGACCTTGAAGTTCTGGGAAATAGAGACAGGTAAGTGCATACACACTATGGAAGGACATACTGATTTTGTCGATTCGGTAGCCATCAGCCCTGATGGCAAGCATGCGCTTTCAGGAAGTAGGGATAAGACCTTGAAGTTGTGGGATTTAGAGACAGACAGGTGCATACGCACTATGGAAGGACATACTCATTGGGTCGCTTCAGTAACCATCAGCCCCGATAGCAGGTATGCGCTTTCAGGAAGTTGGGATGAGACCTTAAAGCTCTGGGAGATAAATTATGAGTCTGGCTATACAACAGAGCTCCAGCCTTCAGAGCCCAAGGGATTTAATATCAGGAGGGAAGAAGAAGAATCACTAAGAAGATCTATCTCAGAGGCAAAGACGCTCTTTGAAAAAGGGGATTACAAGGGGTCTTATTCAGCGCTGTATGAGCAATGGAAAGGTATCGGGTTTATCAGCAAAGACGATATATTAGAAATCTATTCTATGCTGTCTCAGAAGGCAAGGAGAAGAGGGCTTGGTTTACATTACTGTGAAAAGGACTTTAAAGGACATACTCAAAATGTCACTTCAGTAGCCATCAGCCCTGATAACAGGTATGCGCTTTCAGGAAGTGTGGATCGTGTGGATCGTACCTTGAAGCTCTGGAATATAGAGACAGGCAGGTGCATACGCACCATGGAAGGACATACTCGCTCTGTCCATTCAGTAGCCATCACCTCTGATTGCAGGCATGTGCTTTCAGGAAGTTGGGATAGTACCATAAAGTTCTGGGATTTAGAGACAGGCGAGTGCATACGCACTATGAAAGGACATACTGATTGGGTCTCTTCAATATCCGTCAGCCCTGATAACAGATATGCGATTTCAGGGAGTGGGGATATGACCATAAAGCTCTGGGAAATAGGGACAGGTAGATGTATACGCACTATGGAAGGACATACTTCTGCGGTCTTGTCAGTAGCCATCAGCCCTGATAACAGGCATGCGCTTTCAGGGGGTGGGAATATTCTTTCAGAAAGTAGTGACAATACGTTAAAACTCTGGGACATAGAGACAGGCATGTGCATACGCACCATGGAAGGACATACTAATGCTGTCTATTCAGTAGCCATCAGCCCTGATAACAGGTATGCGCTTTCAGGAAGTAGTGATAGTACATTGAAGCTATGGGATTTGGAGACAGTCAGGTGCATACAAGTTATGGAAGGACATGCTGATTCTGTCCGTTCAGTAGCCATCAGCCCAGATAGCAGGTATGTGCTTTCAGGGAGTAATGACAATACCTTAAAGCTCTGGGAGATAGAGACAGGAAGGTGTATACGCACCATGGAAGGACATACTCGCTCTGTCAATTCAGTAGCCATCAGCCCTGGTAACAGGTACGCGCTTTCAGGAAGCGGGGATAAGGCATTGAAGCTCTGGTGCCTCATATGGGATCTGGAATTTCCGGAGCCCGTTGACTGGGATGAAGGCGTCAGGCCATATCTTGTGGTATTCCTCACATTGCATAAAGGCAAATGGAAC